The Blattabacterium cuenoti genome includes the window AAGTCACCATGGAAAAGTAAAAAGTATTTTAGATGAACGAGGAAAATCCATTTTCTTAGCAGGACCATCTAAACCTATTACGATATTAGGATTGAATGGAGCTCCTACTGCTGGAGATAAGTTTAAAGTTTTTCAAGATGAAAAAGAAGCTAAACAGCTAGCTTATAGAAGAGAACAGTTACAAAGAGAACAAAATATACGATCTCAAAAACATCTTACATTGGATGAAATAGGAAGACGTATAGCATTAGGGGATTTTAAAGAATTGAAAATTCTTATTAAAGGAGATGTAGATGGATCAGTTGAAGCTATTGCTGATGCTCTTCAAAAATTATCTACGAATACTATTATGGTAAATATTATTTATAAAGGAGTTGGTCAAATTACAGAATCTGATGTTTTATTAGCAAGTGCTTCAGATGCTATTATTATAGGATTTAATGTTCGTCCTAATATTGGATCTAAAAATATAGCAAAAAAAGAAAATATAGAAATACGAACTTATTCTATCATATATGATGTTACCAATGATATTCAGGAAGCAATGGATGGAATGTTGTCTCCAGAAATCAGAGAAAGAATATTGGGAAATGCTGAAATTAGAGAAATATTTAAAATGCCAAAAGCAGGAACTATAGCCGGATGTATGGTCATAGAAGGAAAATTATTCCGTCAAGCAAAAGTTAGATTGATTCGAGAAGGAATTGTTATTCATAATGGAGAATTTACTTCTCTTAAACGTTTTAAGGAAGATGTAAAAGAAGTTTCAAAAGGATATGAATGTGGGTTAGGAATCAAAAATTATCATAATTTAAAATCTGGAGATATGATAGAAGTTTATGAAGAATTATATGAATCCCAAAAAAATTAAATCAATGTATAGAACACATAATTGTGGAGAATTGAGTCGAAAAGATATTGGAAAAATAGTAATATTATCTGGATGGATTCAAAAAATAAGAAATTTAGGATCTTTATTTTTTATAGACATTAGAGATTATTTCGGTATTACACAATTAATAATTTCTAAAAAATCCGTAAAAAAAAATTTTTGTTTAGGGAAAGAATTTTTAATTAAAATAAAAGGAAAAGTAGTAGAAAGATTCTCTAAAAATGAGAATATTCCTACAGGAGAAATAGAGATTCTAGTATCTCATATAGAGTTACTAAACTCATCTCTATCTCCTCCTTTTACTATAGAAAATCAAACAGATGGAAATGAAGAGATGAGAATGATTTACCGATATCTTGATATTAGAAGGAATCCTATTAAAAATAATTTGATTATTCGTCATAATTTAGCTTTGGAAACACGTAATTTTCTTTCTAAAAATGGATTTTTAGAAATAGAAACTCCTGTATTGATAAATGATACTCCAGAAGGAGCTAGAAGCTTTGTCGTTCCTTCTAGAACACATATAGATAAATTCTATGCATTAGCTCAATCTCCACAATTATTTAAACAATTGTTAATGATAGGAGGAATAGATAAATATTTTCAAATTGTAAAATGCTTTAGAGATGAAGATTCTCGTTCTGATAGACAAATAGAATTCACACAAATAGATTGTGAAATGTCTTTCGTAGAAGTTCATGATGTATTAGTATTTTTTGAACGTTTTATCAAACATATATTCAAAAAAATAAAGAATATTCAATTAGATCCTTTTCCTTGTATTTCTTATTCTGATGCTATCAAAATATATGGAACGGATTCTCCTGACATTCGTTTTGGTATGCCTTTGATAGAACTGAATGATTTAGTTCAAAAGAAAAATATTAATTTTTTGAAAACACAAGAATTGGTAATAGGAATTAAAATTAAAAAATGTCATAACCTAGATGATACAATGAATTGTTTTTTCAAAAAAATAGAAAATCCAAATTTTTTTTGGATAAAATATTTATATGATCGAACCTTACTTTCTTCCAATTCAAATTTTTTTAATGAGAAAATTCTCAAAAGTTTTGTTAAATTTTTTGAAGCTATTCCTGGTGATTTATTATTTATTTTTTACGGAAAAAAAAGAAAAACTAGAGAAGAACTTGGAAAAATACGAGTAAAAATAGCCGATATTTTGAATTTAAACAATTCTAAAAAGTTTACTCCTTTGTGGATAAAAGATTTACCTATTTTAGAATGGGAAGAAAAATACAAAAAATATAAATCTGTACATCATCCGTTTACTAGTCCAAAAGAAGAAGATATTCATTTATTGGAAAAAAACCCAAAAAACGTTCGTTCTAAATCTTATGATTTGATTATAAATGGTATAGAAATTGGTAGTGGATCTATACGGATTCACAATAAAAACATACAAAATTTAATTTTTAAACATTTAGGATTTTCTCAAAAGGAGATCGAATCTAGATTCGGTTTTTTTATGAAAGCTTTTGAATATGGTATTCCTCCTCATGGAGGAATAGCTTTTGGATTAGATAGATTAATTAATCTTTTAGAAGGAAATCAAAATATAAAAAACTTCATTGCTTTTCCAAAAAATAATTATGGAAAAGATATAATGATAAATGCTCCATATTTTTTAGAAAAAGAAAAATTAAAAGAATTACATTTGCGTTAAATGATTTTGATATCGTAAACAAGATTGTTTATATACAGAAATTGCTTCTTTTTTGTCTTTCCAATTTCCTATTTTCACTTTTTTGTTTTCTAAATCTTTATATACCAAAAAAAAGTGTTCTATCTCTTTTTTAGAGTGTAAAGCGATTTCGTCAATATTATTGATAATATTATAATTAGGATCTGAAACAGGAACACAAATAATCTTTTCATCTTCTCCTTTTTCATCTATCATGAAAAAAATTCCTATAGGTTTTACTTTTATTAAACAACCTGGTATTGTTGGTTCTGTTAAAAAAACTAACACATCTAATGGATCTCCATCCATAGAAAGAGTTTTTGGAATAAAACCATAATCTGTTGGATAACTCATAGGAGAATATAATACTCGATCTAATCGAATTAGATTATTTGTTTTATCAAATTCATATTTATTTCTACTTCCTTTTGGAATTTCAATAAGTGCATCAAAACTGACTTTCATATTATATTTTTGTATAACAATTAAATTTTTCTAAATATAAAGCGACTTTTTTAGCAAAACATCCACCTAATACCCCATCTATTACACGATGATCATAAGAATGAGATAAATAAATTTTGTGTCTTATTCCTATGAAATCTCCTTTTGGTGTTTCTATTATAGACAATTTTTTTTGAATCAACCCTATTGCCAAAATAGCAACCTGCGGTTGATGTATAATTGGTGTACCAAAAAGATTTCCAAAGCTTCCAATATTGCTAATCGTATAAGTTCCACCTTGAGTTTCTTCAGGTTTTAATTGATTAGATTTCGCTCTTTTTATTAAATCATTAATAATTTTTATTAATCCTATTAAATTATAAGAATCAGCATTTTTAATCACAGGAACAATTAAATTACCATTGGGTAAAGCAGTAGCTAATCCTATATGGATATTTCTTTTTTTGATTATGCTTGTTCCATTTACGGAAATATTTATCATAGGAAGATCTTTGATAGCTTTGACCACGCATTCCACAAAAACGGACATTAAAGTTAACTTTTCTCCTGTATTTTTTTGAAATGTCTCTTTTATTTTTTCTCTCCATTTTACTATATTAGTTACATCTGCTTCAACAAAAGAAGTAACATGTGCAGAAATATTTTTACTTCTGATCATGTGTTCTGCAGTAATTCTACGCATTCTATCCATTTCTATGATTTCTTCATTTTTTTGATTCTTATTTATACTTTGAATACTATTATATCTATTGTATTTAGGAATTACAATATTATTTTTTTTAATACGAATATATTTTAATATATCTTTCTTCGTGACACGTTCCTTTTCTCCAGTTCCTTCTATTGTTTCCAATTCATAAAAGCTAATCCCTTCTTTTTTAGCTATCGTACGTACAAGAGGAGAATAAAAACGTTTTTTTCTTTTTTCTATTATTGGAATAGACCCTAAAGAAAATTTTTCTTCCGTTTCTAAAATAGCAATGAAATTTCCTACTTTAGCAACTTCATTAGGAGCAAATAGTTTCTTTTTTAAAATACCATTTACGGGGGAAGATATTTCAGAATTGACTTTATCTGTAGCTATTTCTACCAAAAGATCTTCTTTTTTTACAAAATCCCCTTCTTTTTTTAACCAACGAATGATAGTAGCCTCAGCTATACTTTCACCCATGGCTGGAAGGGGTAAATTATACTCGGACATCTAAATTAATCGTTTTATATTTGCATATATTAATCAAATTTCACAATCTTAAAAAACTTACAAACAAAATCAAAAATAATAAATTCATTTTAAAAAATGAAAATTCCTTCTTTAAATCAAATCAGAAAAGCGGATCAATATTGTATTGATTCCGAATCTATTTCTTCTGCTCAATTAATAGAAAGAGCCGCAAAAGGTTGTTTCAATTGGATCATTCATAATAAATCTTTCAAAATTAGAAAAAATCCATTTATAGTATTAGTAGGAAATGGAAAGAATGGAGGAGATGGTCTCTCTTTATCTTATATGTTACATTTATGCGGAGCCACTGTTTTTGTATATGGAATTAATATTTCTAATCATTTTTCAAATGAGTTTTTAATGAATAAAAAAAAAATATTACAGAAAAAAATAAATTTTAAAATGATTAATGAAGGGGAAAAATTTCCAGTTTTAAATCAGGAAAATTATCTTATTGATGCTATTTTTGGTACAGGATTCAATCGTACAATGAATCAATATTGGAAATCTTTTTTCCATTATATCAACGAAAAAAAATTTAAAGAAGTTATATCTATAGATATTCCATCTGGACTTTTTATGGAAAAAAGTCATGAAAATTTTGAAGGAATAATCAAAGCCACTCATACTTTAACTTTTCAAGTTCCAAAATTATCTTTTTTATTACCAAATTACGCGGATTATGTTGGAAAATGGCATTTGATAAATATTGGATGGAAAGATGATTGTATTCGTAACATACGAACTACAAATTTTTATATAGATGATGAATCAATTCGTGACATATATAAAAAAAAAATAAGAAAAAAATTTACACATAAAGGAAATTATGGACATGGAATCATTATAGGTGGAAGTTTTGGTATGGTTGGATCTGTTGTTCTTTCCGCTACTGCTAGTTTTCGTACTGGAATAGGAAAATTAAGTGTATATGTTCCTTCCTGTGGGTATCAAATTATACAAAATACACTTCCAGAAGCGATTGTAAATACAGATATAGAAACACATTATATCAGTAATATAGTTCTTTCTAATGAAAAGATAAATGCAATAGGAATAGGAATGGGAATGGGAATTCATTCTAAAACGATGTATGCTTTAGAATCTTTTTTATTAAAAATAAAAAATAAAAAAATACCAATGGTAATTGATGCGGATGCTATAAATATATTGTCACATCAACTGCTCCTATTGGATCTTATCCCAAAAGAAACCATTCTTACTCCACATCCAAAAGAATTTAAAAGATTATTATGTCGATCATGGAAAAATGATTATGAAAAATTACATTTTTTAAAAGAAATGTCTACAAAATATAAAATTTTTATTGTGTTAAAAGGAGCACATTCCGTTATTTCAACACCAAATGGAAATCTGTACTTTAACAGTACAGGAAATCCAGGAATGTCAACATCTGGAAGTGGAGATGTCCTTACTGGAATGATAATGAGTTTTTTATCTCAAGGATATTCTCCAAAAGAATCATGCATGATGGGTGTTTATTTACACGGATTAGCAGGAGATATTGCCTCAAAAAAATTAAGCGAAGAAGCTATCATTGCGAATGATATCATTCATCATATAGGTGAAGCTTATCTAAAAATTAGAATTTAAATTAATTTATCCAAATTCTTTTTGAAATCTGATCATAGATATTATATGTGATGGTATATAATAAAATTATGATTATTGTCAATAAACTAATTTTGGAAAGAAAATCTCCATGTTTAATGTAAAAAGTTTTATTTTTATTGAGATATATTTTATGATATAAAAATCCTTCTTTTCCATAAGGAATAGATGATATGATTTCTCCTTTTTCGTTAATAAAACAAGAAATTCCTGTATTTGCAGATCTAGCTACATATTTTCGATTTTCAATTGCTCTAATCCGAGCATAATGCATATGTTGTTTATGTCCTTGTGATATACCCCACCATCCATCATTAGTAATAATAACCATGAGTTCCACATTTTCTTTTCTAAAAAAATTAGAAACATATTCCCCAAAAACAGATTCATAACAAATAATAGGAGCTATTTTTATTCCTAAATAAGGATATTGAAAAACAGAAGGATAATTTTCTTTTCCAAGTTCCATGACTGTTCCTCCAAAATTAAGTAATTGATTTCCTAATATAGGTGAAAAAAATTTTTTATAAGGAAAAGTTTCTACTGCTGGTACTAATTTAGATTTATGATGAAATTCAATATTTTCATTAGTTCCTATTTGAATCACAGAATTAAAAATGTCAATCCATTGTATCTCTTTTTTTTTTTTTGAAAAAATAGGAACGGATTTTTCATTTTTATCTTTATTATGATGTAAAATAATTAATTCTACTCCTGTTATAAACACT containing:
- the aspS gene encoding aspartate--tRNA ligase — encoded protein: MYRTHNCGELSRKDIGKIVILSGWIQKIRNLGSLFFIDIRDYFGITQLIISKKSVKKNFCLGKEFLIKIKGKVVERFSKNENIPTGEIEILVSHIELLNSSLSPPFTIENQTDGNEEMRMIYRYLDIRRNPIKNNLIIRHNLALETRNFLSKNGFLEIETPVLINDTPEGARSFVVPSRTHIDKFYALAQSPQLFKQLLMIGGIDKYFQIVKCFRDEDSRSDRQIEFTQIDCEMSFVEVHDVLVFFERFIKHIFKKIKNIQLDPFPCISYSDAIKIYGTDSPDIRFGMPLIELNDLVQKKNINFLKTQELVIGIKIKKCHNLDDTMNCFFKKIENPNFFWIKYLYDRTLLSSNSNFFNEKILKSFVKFFEAIPGDLLFIFYGKKRKTREELGKIRVKIADILNLNNSKKFTPLWIKDLPILEWEEKYKKYKSVHHPFTSPKEEDIHLLEKNPKNVRSKSYDLIINGIEIGSGSIRIHNKNIQNLIFKHLGFSQKEIESRFGFFMKAFEYGIPPHGGIAFGLDRLINLLEGNQNIKNFIAFPKNNYGKDIMINAPYFLEKEKLKELHLR
- a CDS encoding inorganic diphosphatase, producing the protein MKVSFDALIEIPKGSRNKYEFDKTNNLIRLDRVLYSPMSYPTDYGFIPKTLSMDGDPLDVLVFLTEPTIPGCLIKVKPIGIFFMIDEKGEDEKIICVPVSDPNYNIINNIDEIALHSKKEIEHFFLVYKDLENKKVKIGNWKDKKEAISVYKQSCLRYQNHLTQM
- a CDS encoding NAD(P)H-hydrate dehydratase gives rise to the protein MKIPSLNQIRKADQYCIDSESISSAQLIERAAKGCFNWIIHNKSFKIRKNPFIVLVGNGKNGGDGLSLSYMLHLCGATVFVYGINISNHFSNEFLMNKKKILQKKINFKMINEGEKFPVLNQENYLIDAIFGTGFNRTMNQYWKSFFHYINEKKFKEVISIDIPSGLFMEKSHENFEGIIKATHTLTFQVPKLSFLLPNYADYVGKWHLINIGWKDDCIRNIRTTNFYIDDESIRDIYKKKIRKKFTHKGNYGHGIIIGGSFGMVGSVVLSATASFRTGIGKLSVYVPSCGYQIIQNTLPEAIVNTDIETHYISNIVLSNEKINAIGIGMGMGIHSKTMYALESFLLKIKNKKIPMVIDADAINILSHQLLLLDLIPKETILTPHPKEFKRLLCRSWKNDYEKLHFLKEMSTKYKIFIVLKGAHSVISTPNGNLYFNSTGNPGMSTSGSGDVLTGMIMSFLSQGYSPKESCMMGVYLHGLAGDIASKKLSEEAIIANDIIHHIGEAYLKIRI
- a CDS encoding dihydrolipoamide acetyltransferase family protein, with protein sequence MSEYNLPLPAMGESIAEATIIRWLKKEGDFVKKEDLLVEIATDKVNSEISSPVNGILKKKLFAPNEVAKVGNFIAILETEEKFSLGSIPIIEKRKKRFYSPLVRTIAKKEGISFYELETIEGTGEKERVTKKDILKYIRIKKNNIVIPKYNRYNSIQSINKNQKNEEIIEMDRMRRITAEHMIRSKNISAHVTSFVEADVTNIVKWREKIKETFQKNTGEKLTLMSVFVECVVKAIKDLPMINISVNGTSIIKKRNIHIGLATALPNGNLIVPVIKNADSYNLIGLIKIINDLIKRAKSNQLKPEETQGGTYTISNIGSFGNLFGTPIIHQPQVAILAIGLIQKKLSIIETPKGDFIGIRHKIYLSHSYDHRVIDGVLGGCFAKKVALYLEKFNCYTKI